From the genome of Bacteroidota bacterium:
ATCACCTATCATCATTATTTTTTTGCCTTGGGCATTTAGGTCTTGAATATATTTAAGTTTGTCTTCAGGCGACATGTTAAAATTAAGGTAGTTATTTGTCGGAAATATCTTTTGCAGACTATCCCTCTCAGAATCATTATCGCCAGATATTACATGTAATTCATACTTTTTTGATAATTGATTGATTATTTCAGGAAGTCCGTATCTGTAGTCATTCTCAATATTAAAAAAGCCTTTTATTTGACCATCAATAGATACATAAACCTTAGATGCTGCTTTAGCATCAATGAATTCATTATTTCCACTAACAAAATCATGGGATCCAAATTTTATTTTATGATTGTTCACAACTCCCTTCAATCCGGATGCAGGAATTTCCATAAAATCAATAACTGCATTGGTCGAATTGGAATTCAGGTATTGGCTTATGGAATAACTTAATGGATGGGTAGAATGTCGGCTTATGGAATAAATATAAATGCTTTCTTCCTCAGTTAATTGATCACCTACAAACTCTACTTTTTCAGCTCCATGCTTTGTAAGTGTACCTGTTTTATCAAAAACAAGGGTATCGACTTTTGTCAGCTTCTCAATAACATCTGTTTTTTTTATATAAAACTTTGCTTTTCCCAATAATCGCATACTGTTTCCAAATGTAAATGGAACTGAAAGTGCCAAGGCACAAGGACAAGCAATAATTAAAACAGCTGTAGCTATAGAAATAGCTTTTGATGGATCAATAAACAGCCATATAACAGCAGTTAGTACAGCTATACTAATAATAATCAAGGTAAAGTATTGGCTCACTTTATCAACCAGTAAAACCAATGCTGATGTTTTTTGTTCTTTGGTGTTTTCCTGATTCCAAAGTTTTGTTAGTTGGCTTTGTTGAACCTCTTTGTTAACTTCAAGTTCTATTGAGCTACCTATTTGCTTGCCTCCGGCAAATACCTCCATTCCCACTTCTCTTGAAACAGCTCTGGATTCGCCTGTTACAAAACTATAATCGATATATGCAAGACCTTTAACCAGTACTGAGTCGGCAGGTATTAGTTCCTGATTTCGGATTAATATCCGATCTTTTTCTTTTAATTCTTCCAGTTGAATACTTTCTTCTTTCCCATCTTTAATGCGTGTAACTGCAACTGGAAAATAGGACTTGTAATCTCTTTCAAATGATAAGGCTTCGTATGTTTTACTTTGAAACCATTTTCCAATGAGTAAAAAGAATACCAAACCTGATAGAGAATCGAGATAACCAGAGCCCGTTTTTCCAATAATTTCTATCGCACTTTGCATAAATAAGGCTAAAACACCCAAGGCAATTGGGAGATCAATATTGATTATTTTATGCTTCAGATTTTTGAATGCAGATAAAAAGTAATCGTTTGCACAATAGATTAATACTGGTAGCGAAAGAAATAGGCTTATGTAGGAGAAAAAGTTCTTAAATGGTTCCTCTAGAAGTTCTTTTCCCGGAATATAATGTGGCATACTAAAGAGCATAATGTTCCCAAAAGCAAATCCTGCAATCCCAATTTTACCGACCAATTGTCGGTTTTTTTTCTGAGATTTTTTTTGATCAAACTGTTGCAAAGTAATCTGCGGAACATAATGTATTGATGCGAGTAATTCTACAATTTCACGAAGTGTAATTTCGTTTTCATGATAACTAATACTAACTTCTTTTTTAACGAAATTGACGAGTGTATGGCGGATCCCCTGATGTAGAGAATTCAGATTTTCAAGTAGCCATATGCATGAACTGCAGTGAATGGACGGAATGTATAAGGTTATTTTACTAATTTCACCATCGGTGAATTCAATTAGTTTGTCATTAATCTCTTTATTGTCAAGATATGCATACTTATTTTCAAAATCAGGTTTCTCTATTTTTACTCCTGGCGTTTTTTCAATATCGTAATATGAATAGAGGCTGTGTTCATTTAGGAGTTGGTAAACAGTTTTGCATCCCTGGCAGCAAAACTCTTTGTTGTTCCAAACAACAGGATATTTGCCACAGTTTTCGCCACAATGAACACAAGTCGTATTTGTCATTGAACCGCTTGTTCAAGGTTTCGCCAATTTTTCAATTCTTTTTTGTTTGAAGAAGCTGTGCTTGCGGAAATAATATATTATTTTCAAGGTGAATGTGCACATGCAGGTCTTCTTCGAATTCATGCAATTTTTTATAAAAAGAAATCATCAAAGTCGAGTCATTTTTATGTGGATTGTATCCATCGCTTAATCGGCTAATTTGTTTTAATATCGCACTAACATCCTCATGCTGATTCATTAAGGACTCATAGGCAGTTAGGCCCTC
Proteins encoded in this window:
- a CDS encoding HAD-IC family P-type ATPase: MTNTTCVHCGENCGKYPVVWNNKEFCCQGCKTVYQLLNEHSLYSYYDIEKTPGVKIEKPDFENKYAYLDNKEINDKLIEFTDGEISKITLYIPSIHCSSCIWLLENLNSLHQGIRHTLVNFVKKEVSISYHENEITLREIVELLASIHYVPQITLQQFDQKKSQKKNRQLVGKIGIAGFAFGNIMLFSMPHYIPGKELLEEPFKNFFSYISLFLSLPVLIYCANDYFLSAFKNLKHKIINIDLPIALGVLALFMQSAIEIIGKTGSGYLDSLSGLVFFLLIGKWFQSKTYEALSFERDYKSYFPVAVTRIKDGKEESIQLEELKEKDRILIRNQELIPADSVLVKGLAYIDYSFVTGESRAVSREVGMEVFAGGKQIGSSIELEVNKEVQQSQLTKLWNQENTKEQKTSALVLLVDKVSQYFTLIIISIAVLTAVIWLFIDPSKAISIATAVLIIACPCALALSVPFTFGNSMRLLGKAKFYIKKTDVIEKLTKVDTLVFDKTGTLTKHGAEKVEFVGDQLTEEESIYIYSISRHSTHPLSYSISQYLNSNSTNAVIDFMEIPASGLKGVVNNHKIKFGSHDFVSGNNEFIDAKAASKVYVSIDGQIKGFFNIENDYRYGLPEIINQLSKKYELHVISGDNDSERDSLQKIFPTNNYLNFNMSPEDKLKYIQDLNAQGKKIMMIGDGLNDAGALRESLVGISIADDVYQFSPACDAILDASNFHLLNELIELAKKSVSIVNLSFALSFLYNIIGLSVAVQGLLSPIFAAILMPLSSISVVIFTSISTRWIFNKSKLAP